In Pongo abelii isolate AG06213 chromosome 5, NHGRI_mPonAbe1-v2.0_pri, whole genome shotgun sequence, the DNA window ATAAAACTGACAAAATCTCCTGGCCTTGgggaatttatattcttttttttttttttttttttgagacagagtttcgctcttgttgcctaggctggagtgcaatggcatgatctctgcttactgcagccaggttcaagtgattctcctgcctcagcctcccaagtagctaggattgcaggcatgcaccaccacgcctggctaatttttgtatttttagtagagatagggtttcaccatgttgatcaggctaatcttaaactcctgacctcaggtgatccccccgcctcagactcccaaagtgctgggattacaggagtgacccaccacacccagccggggGATTTATATTCTAGTGGGGGAGATGGACAAACAAATACGTAATATCTACAGTCCGTCAGATGCCAAGTGCTGTGGTGAAAAATACAGCAGTGGAGGGGAAGTAGAGAGTTCTGGGGTAGCTGGTAAAAGTGTAAAATCAGGTGGTCAAAGGAGGGCTCACTGAGAAAGGGAACTTTGACCCAGAAATGAAGATCTGTGATCTAGCTCAAAGGTTGGCAAGCCTTTTCTATAAAGGGCAGCTAGTCAATATTTTAGGCATTGGGGGATCACACAGTCTCTGTTGTAActtctcaactctgccattgcagGGAGAAAGCAGACATAGACAATATGTGAGTGAATGGGTGTTGCTGTGTTCCCATACAGCTTTGTTTATGGACACTGGTGTTTATATTTCATGTAACTTTTACATGTCATGGAATAccattattcttttgtttttttcccccaacggtttaaaaatataaagaccattTTTGGCTGCAGGCCATACAAAAATGGTCAGTGGGCTGGATTTGGGCCTTGGGCCACATTTTGCCTACTCCCAATCTAATGCAAGGGATTCTGTGTTCCCTTTAATTGCTTTGTATGATGTGTAGTAGTGTTTGAATGTTAGGGTGAAATGCACTCTTCATCCTTTTAGATAACCTGCCTGTTTTAGTTCCAACATGTTGGTTGTTGCTCTGTGGAGTAGATTAAGAAAATTCCTCTGTTTATCCAGTGACAAATATTCACtcacatatattaattttatgtctTACAGCTTTTATTGCCAGGCTCTACTGTGCAGTAATAGCTGTTATTTTCAATCCTTCATCATAACACAGTATTTCTGAAGTCATTTTAAATAGCAATTAAGAATTGCATTTGGGTGCAAGCTGTAGAAAACTGGATGAAGAGTGGCTTAACTTATTAAGGGTTTATTTGTCTAATACAGAAAGGTGTAGAATAGGTTGTGCATGAAGAGACTGAGGTGGCAGCTACAAAATGTCATTAAGGACCCAGGCTACTGGCTTTTTGCTTGAGCATATagtattttcacatatttatggTGTTTGTTTTCACATTTGTGAAATGATTTCTGCACTTCCAGGCACCATATCTGCATTTCTGCAAGTAAGGAGACTAGAGAAGGGCAAAAGCCTGCtttgtgttttcattcatttaagtGAAGCCTTCCCGAGGACTGTCTGCCTCACATCTCATTGGTCAGAACTGTGTCATGTGATTACCTCTAACAATAGAGGTGTTTGGGTAAACATGATTTTGTAGCTGAGCACATTGCTTTTCTAAGTAAAACCAGCCTTCTGTATTTATAAAGAGAGGGAGATTGGTTACTGGGTATAACTACCATTGTTTTGCTTCCAAGGatgtttaagtaaaaaaaaaaccaggtgaGTCGAAGGGACCTTCCACCCATGGATCAAATGACATAGatgaggtcaggcatggtggctcacgcccataatcccagcactctgggaggccgaggcaggcggatcacctgaggtcgggagttcaagctctgcctgaccaacatggagaaaccccatctctactgaaaatacaaaaattagccaggcgtgatggcacatactggaggctgaggcaggagaatcacttgaacccgggagtcggaggttgcggtgagccaagatcgcacctttgcattccagcctgtgcaacaagagcaaaactctgtctcaaaacaaaacaaaacaaaaaaatgacataGATGAAAGCAGTGACTGTTGGCCCACAATTTACTTCTCTTCCATTTGCTTAGGAAATTCCTTTTGATATTGATTGTAAGATTCATTTCATTTCAGAAGAGTTGAAACGTGGGGAGAATAAAAAATTCATTGTGTGAAGGAAATGATTGTGTATATTATGGCTATTTGGACTCTGGAATTAAGCCCAGCACATGAAGTGCCCTTGATGGCTTCCTGTTGCCGCATGGGAAGCCTCTCTGTTACCTGGGCCCCGCCCAGTAGGCTGATGTGTTCCTCTAAGTTCCTGCTTCCTGAACTGCCCGCCCCCGCCACCCTAGGGTGGGTGCTGTCAGTTCCAGGCCATGTTCACCTCTGCAGACCTTACAAACAGGCTGTGGTAGTGTGACACATCTTCCTTCCTGATGCTAGTATCACAAACATCCACTTGAAAACTTCCTTCTACGGATTAAGTTTCTCCTACCTTGTTATTTGAGTGATTTGCTATAGTACTAGCTAATTTTCTAAGGTtttacctgttttgttttttcatgtcttctttttaatCATCTGCCCTTTCTTataagtgaatcatgggggccagtgaCTCAACAAAATGCTTTGAGTTCTGCTTCATGTCACATTGGGAAAACGTGGTTTGTATAAAACAGGGCATCTCTGTGGTGTGTACTGCCATCCTCCAAGCTGTTCTGTGGAAGCTAGGGTGCCACCTCTCTCTCgttaaaatacatttcttctttttactcttttgaatattaacacatttattataatgttcaaaacattttaaagtgaaaCTCTTGCTCCCACTTTGTTTCCTTACCCAATTCGTGCTCCCCTAGCCCTTGGATAACCGCTTCTGTTAGTTTCTTACATGATCTTCCAGaatcttttaaaacaatatacataCAAGCAAATATAAATGCgatcttatttttctccattttttaaaaagtgagcttAGTCTACATATAGTTCtgctgcttgtttttctttttaacctacTAATATGTCTTGGAGAGCTTTTCATAACAGTGTTAACAGTACATACAgagcttctctttttttctttttaagctgcATAGTGTTAAAGTGATCTCTTTAAAACACAAACCTGGACATGCCTCCTGGTCATCAGATTGAAAAAATATAGTATACATAGGGGTTTGGCACTATCTGTCATTTCAGGTGTCttctgggggtcttggaatgtatcccctatGGATAAGGAGAGACTACTGTGTTTTCATTCCATCTCAATTAGTTAGTATGTACTCTTAAATTAAGAAGGTAGGCAACATTTTGAAAACTTTGCAGAGATGGATTTGCAGCTCCTCAAGAGCACATCTGACCCCTAGTGACTGAAGAAGGAAAAGTGAAAGATCAGAGGAATGAAAAGGGTTAAGAAACAGAGTTCAAAGTAAGATGATATTCTTTGTTTACTCTCACCTTAGAAGTGGAGAACATTTTTCTCCTGTGAATTGATGAAAGGATGCTTTCATGGTAGTGGCTACAGCTGTGGAATTTCTGAAGAAGGCTGCTGAGGGGAATAAAAATGTTGCTGCTGTCGTGAATCAATGAAATGTCGACATCTCAGATAGTCTATACGTGGTTTTCAGATGGTTTTGGGCAAAGGGAGCTTTTATGACTATAAATGTCAACTTCTTGCAAGGGTgagggtggggttggggtgggatggggagtgGTTATGGCCCACTGAGAACTAAGTCACTCTGTTATCTCATAGTCCATTCTTTCCAAGCCACCTGAATTGTGCTTCAGAGTTCTGGGGAATCTAGGTTGAAGAAACGACCGTGttagtggccgggtgcagtggctcatacctgtaatcccagcactttgggaggccgaggtgggtagatcacttgagcccaggaatttgagaccagcctgggcaacatagagagaccccatctcaaaacagcaacaacaacatcaaagaAACAACTGTGTTGGGACTGGCTTAGTCTTCCACTAGATATCTAGTGAGTGGGCAGTGCATGACACCTACATAAATCACCTCTTTTTTTGTATCAGTGACGTAAATCTAGTTCAGTTTGGAAGTATATACATACTGTTTCAGATAAGCATATCTACTTATttgtttgtcttctctctttagATAAAGAAGAAGCAGCAAGATGTGGTTAGATTTCTGGAAGCCAACAAGATAGAGTTTGAGGAGGTGGATATCACAATGTCAGAAGAACAGAGGCAATGGATGTACAAAAACGTCCCCCTGGAAAAGAAACCCACTCAGGGCAACCCCCTGCCGCCTCAGATATTTAATGGCGACCGATACTGTGGAGTAAGTGGCTAGACTGTTATCatgctgtttctttttattgttcagAACACATGTCATCTAGAGTGCAGGTGGGTTTTTCCAGTGAAGACTGTGACTTCTTCACCCAATGCCCATTCAGATCCGCATGTCTAACAGAGGGTGAAGTTGAGAAGGGATGTGAGTCCCAAGGTCATGgactgtgtatgtatgtgtgagggTAGTGTGGTATGTGAATGTAAGTGCACGTGTGTCTGTCAATCTGAGCTCTGTCTTTGCTTTGGAAACAGAAGTAGGAAGggaagctctgtgtgtgtgtgtgtgtatgtaagtacgtatgtatgtatgtattatgttCTAAATTTTGgagcattaaaaataatcattttaattattaaattattaatcaaattattttttgattaatACATTTTAGGGGGCAGAGTAGTAGAGGGGGATAATTATCTTTGAATATCCCTTTATGGTATAAATAACTGCTAATAGCTGATTGTAAACCAGAGTTCCATTTCTTATGATAATGAGCCAGAGGGATCATTAAGAATATCAGTGCACctcatatatgaacatatatcaGGTGCTTTCCTGCTGCATGTAGCGTACGAGAAGATGAAGAAGTCACTTTCATCTATTTACCCACTTTCTTACTCCTTAggttaagaaaaataattgagaaacttctttctaatgagtAAGTTAGGATTTACCTTTTGCCATATCTCTAAGTATCTAAGTCAGTGTTTATTTTTGGACCTGTACTGTAGTTATTTAAGGACGGTCTAAAGAAGAAGGAGCTACAGAGCTGAGGTGCTTGAGATTAAATAAATAGCTAGGCTGTAATTAGCATAGAGGAAAGGAATAACAGCCTTTCGTGGCTTCAAAGAAAACAATCCTTTCCCAGACGTGCGTAATGGAGAATGAGAAGTTGCAATATAAAGCCATGTGTAGATTATACAGAGAATTCTTACCTGTAGCATCCTGAGGAGAATCCTGAACATGGCATTAGACATAAGTTTGAGTACTAGTACTGCCTTATGTCGGCTGGGACACCTTTGGAAAGTTACTTATCTTTTTAAGCcccagttttcttatctttaagcAAGGGGTAATGTCTGGCTTACTTTTTGATCATTTCAAAAGCATTTCTTAagcatattattatataaaaatgaaaattgttattttatggagtttttaatatcattattttatattttattgagagAAGTGTGTGGTAACCAAGGGTGTATTTTATTCATGATTACCAAGGATATAAAATGTACTCTTGTGCCTGCAGACTTAAATGAAGTAATagctgaaaatatttgcaaagtatatagttcaaaataaaataaagctataaGTCAAATAGTGCTAGAaggcttaaaacaaaaatctagcAGTTTTCTGTCCCTCGGACTTCGAGGctttgaaaatgcttttattCTAGTCTCATGGTTTAGTGGTAGTTTCtgggtacagaattctaggttggaaaggattttgatgatattgattcaGTGTCCTCTGGTTTTCACTGCTACAATTGAGATATCTAATGCCATTTTCCTTGattgtttatgtttttgtcagttttttctatgaaaaattttaatctcTTATTCATATCTATATTCACCACATCTTTTGGTAAATTACTATGGAATGAGctatttttcattcattgtgcTGAGTGCTCAGTATGCCTTTTAAGAAATTCTGTGGTTGCTGATTACATGTGttcttatattatttttcctgaaaattttcTCCCTACTTTTTTCCTTGTTCCCTTTCTCTTGAGTGCCTATTAATTTGGATATTGGATTTCTTACATTGATTTTCTAatactttaatctttttttctaatgtccacctgtttgatttttgttctttctgagaCAGAACAAAATCCTTTCAttgaatttttgttcttttctccccATTTCTTACTCTGTGATTCTTTTAAATAATGTTGTATTTCTACTAAATGAATACAAGATCTTAACTAAAGATATTAAATATGATTTATTCGAAGTTTTCTTCTGTTACTTGTGTTGTTCCtgttttcactgattttttttttcactttgttttggttatttttctcAGGTAGGGTGGGCTTTCCTTATATGTATGTTGATCCTCATCTTTTGTTCATGTAAGAGGTGAGACTAGGAAGTTCACTAGAAGCTGCGTGTGTGTCTTATATGAATGCAGGCTTGTTTCCCTGTGGGATGACTCAGTAGCCTGTTAGCATTCTCATTGCCGATATTGATAGTGGTATCTGTAGGTCTTTTCTCAGATGGTGGTTTAATTTTTCCAGAGAATGGCCTTTCAGTCTCCTGCTTTGGGAATCTCTGCCTGGCTATTGGAGTTCTGGACATGTAGGGTGAGGGAAATGGAAGGTCTTACTCTCTAGCATGCAGATTTTTACTTCTATGCCTATTTTCAGTCTCTCTTCAGTGCccatatgtatatgtttttttgCTTCCCTGAAGCCATGTttattaataatgtattaatatcttCTAGCTCCTTCGAGGAGAGTGAGGCACCCTGGGATCTAACTGCTGCTTATACagactttcaaataatttttctgttttctgcttttgCTCACTCACCGTACCTTCACAATAGATGATGCCTCCAGTTCCTGACCTTTGATGGAGCCCTACACCTTGCTTCTTGCTGTTAGTGCTCCTGTAGACATTGAGTTTTGGCCATTGTCTTTTTTCTAAGATCTTTCACCATTTCTCTTCCCACTTACTGCTTATATTGTGGTTTAGGCCTTTAGATTAAATCTCCTAGCTTTATGtctttatgtatataaatgtatatgtatatatataaaatatattttgaaaatctttgttgttttgttgacTTATTGAGAGAAAGGAGGTAGAGACATCTTTGTTCTGTCATGATAAAAGCAGAAGTGTTCAGTGCTGTTTGAGTAGAAGAATATATTGAATGAATAGAagaatataatgtaaaatatagtTAACTTTACtccttatttttatctctttatgaCTTCTAGCTGTCTATGTATCTTTGCCCTTTGAAGTCTGTGGAAATTTTTTCAAGTAGACTATCTGGGAGCTGACTAGAGGTTTATATTACATATTGATTAAACTGTGCCAGGTAAATGGCATCTTCTCTGCTTGAACGGTGTTAGTCCTGTGGTGGTGGTCATGACAGCTATTGGCATACGCACTGTCATCATAGTCTGTTCTGGCAAGAGTTTTGAGACAGTGTCGGCTCTTATCAAGGTTAGGTAAATTTGACTTTGACTTAAGCATTAGAGGGCAACTAACCATAGGCCTTGTTCATCTCACCTGCTTCTGTGCACCTTGCTTTACCTAGTGATAGTTTCTGACTGGTCTCATCTGGTTGGTTAACCTGTAGAAACCTACCACATTGCAAGTGACACGATTCAGAAAGCTTgtacatttttattctgtttcctggaattagaaaattattattttaacctgGATGAGCTAGGCATGTGAGGCATAGAGTAAACAGCTGCTAAGCTGCTTGGTAACCAGTGTGGACAATTGCCTTCTCTCTCATTTAGCAGTTGAATATCTTGCCTTTTGGAAGGGGTTCCCCACTGAATGGAATCTCCCTGGCATGACCAATCAGTTTTTTCTACCCCAGAATTTGAACATTGAGGGGATGATGTAGAAATACGGAGTCAGTTGGAGGTTGTTTGTGGCAATGAGTGTCCAGGGGTGATGGGGCCAACCATAGCTGTGGCTGGTGTCCTTACGCAGCTGATCTGGGGTGTGACATGAGTGTATTCTTGGCTACCCAGACAGGGAAATTCCTTCTGTTTTCTAAACTGGTCCTCTAGTTTTAATGTGGAGTCTTGCCAACTCCCTATGATACCTCCATAATTCATAATTCCTCTTCCTCAAAGTTGCTAGTATCTTTCTCAGTTGTTTGCATCAAGAACCCAAACTGGCACAACTTGTTCTTGTTGATTCCCTGGAGTGGAATCAATCCTTACTGTGAGCAGGATTCTTCCTTCTCTGAAAATGTGGGTGATGAGATTCTAAAGGTAAAGGACCCAACACTTTGGCTTTTATGATGAATTGTAGTGTCTGATTTGGATTTTAGAAAGCTCTGGGCCTCATGTCCAAGGTTTTAACCCTTTGTTCTCTCTCTGTGGAACTGGCATTTGTGCAATGcatcagaaatgaaaactcaCCCACTTATACTAAAGGAAAATACCTActacctttcatttcttttctctctctatctATTCAGCAAACAGATGATTTGgatttctttatataatttttcttatttttattttaaattttctttattatgatGAAAACGTGTAACACTTACTATCTTAAgcacttttaagtgtacagttgtTCAGTAgtattaaatgtatttacattgttgtgaaacagatccctagaactttttcatcttgcagatCTGAAACTATCTCCCTTAAACAACTCCCCTTTGCCCCCTTCCTCAgctcctggtaaccactattctactttctctaTATAAAGTATCTACTTTAGATACTTCAACTAAGTGGAATCACACACTACTTGTTTTTTTtgcaactggcttctttcacttagcataatatcttcaaggttcatccatgttctaGCATGTGACAAGATTTCCTTCCCTATtaagactgcataatattccattgtatgtatgtgccacattttgtttatttattcatccattgatggacatttggattaaattcacctcttggctattgtgaatagtgctgctatgaacatggatgtgcaaatatctctttgaaatcctgttttcagttcttttaatttttagaattattttatatttcttttattttagatacagggagtacatgtgcaggtgtattacatgggtatattgcactgggatagtgagcatagtatctaataggtagttttttgacacATATCCCCTTCTGTCACCACTCTAGTGGTTCGCAGTGTCAGTTGTTTGCATTTTATGTCTATGGGTcctcaatgttcagctcccacttatatgtgagaacatgcagcatttggttttctgttcctgtgttaatttgcttagggttACGGCCacaagttccatccatgttgctgcagaagacatgagtttattcttttttaaggcggcatagtattccatggtgtatatgtatcacattttctttatccagtccatcattgatgtgcacctaggttgattccatgtctttgctattgtgcatagtgcaGTAGTGAACATATGAGAGCATGTATCTCTTTGGTATAATGatccattttcttttgggtatatacacagtaatgggattgctggcttgAAAGATacctgttttaagttctttgagaaatcttcaaactgctttccacagtggctgaactaatttaccaacagtgtataagcctttccttttctctgtagccCTGCCagcttctgttgttttttgaccttttaataatggccgttctgactgatgtgagatgcatctcattgtggttttgatttgcatctctctgatgattagtaatgatgaacatttttttttcatttttttttggctgcttttatgttttcttttgagaagtgtctgttcatgtccttttaatgggattatttgttttttgcttgttgatttaagttccttataaattctggatattagacctttgtcagatgcatagtttgtgaatattttctcccatttgtaggttgtctgtttaccctattgatagtttcttttaaatatatacctagaagtgagattgctaaattgtatggtagttctatttttaattttgggggaaCAGCCAAACTATTTTCTATAGCAATTGTACCATTTTGCCTACCAACATTACCTACCAACATCGCAGAGAGGTTCTAACTTCTGCGCATCCTCACcaactttttttgttattttttaaatggtatctACTCTAATGAGTGTGAGgtgataactcattgtggttttgatttgtatatctctggtgattagtgatgttgagcatcttttgaatatgtttgttagccatttgtatattatCTTGGAAGAAGTATCTATTCAggctctttgcccattttaaaattaggttatttgattttttgtttttgagctgtaggtgttctttatatatttgggtaGTAATCCCTTATCAGCTATctgattggcaaatattttcctccactccataggttgccttttcactctgttgattgtgtcctttgatgAACAAAAGGTTTTAACTTTAATGTAGTcccgtttgtctatttttgctcttgttactTGTGTTCTTGGTATCATATCCGGGAAATCAGTgtttgccaaatccaatgtcatggaGTTTTCCCCTGTGTttccttctaggagttttatagttttgggccTTGGGTTTGTGTCTTTAATCCGTTTCAAGTTAGCTTTTGTACCTAGTATAACATTAGgatctaacttcattcttttgcatgtacgtacccagttttcccaatactGTTGAAGAGACCATCTTTTTTCTCAATGAGTGGTCTTGGTATGCTTGTCTGTTTATTTGACCGTACACAGAAGGATTTATTTTGGACTCTCTGTTCTGTGCTattagtctatatgtctgtctctATGTAGAATCACACTGTTTGatgactatagctttgtaatatgttttgaaatcagaaagcgTAAGTcctttaactttgttctttttcaaaattgttttggctgtttAGGGTCCGTTGATTTGCTGTatcaattttaggatttttttcttctatttctgcaaaaactgCTGTTGAAATTTTAATAGGGATcatgttgaatctgtagattgctttgggtattattGACATCTATAATATtatcttctaatccatgagcatgggatatccATTTATTTGAATCtcccttaatttttttcagcatgttttgtagttttcagtgtagttTTCAGTCTTTTACCACTTGATTAGGTTTATTCCTaactactttattatttttgatgctattgcaaataaaattgttttcttaattttctgtttcagttATTTATTGTTAGTGTCtaaaaacacaactgatttttctgtgtgttaattttgtatcctacaactttgctaaatttgtttattagttctcttttatttttattttttaactggtAGTTGGAAATGGAAATTCAGTCAAGTTTCATTTGACTAGGGGCCACATTAACTAGTTTGTGGATTAACCCTCAAGGGGAAAAATACACAGTGGCTAATCAGATAGTCAAGACAGATTGGTGCAGTTTGACTCAGGATGCCATATCTAGAGTCAGGCATTAGgtgaaactgggaagaaaaaccAAGTGGGGTTGAAAATGTGGTTGGAGTTAGCCATGTAAAGTTCTGTTTTATAATGAAGAAAGAACAGCTTAGCTGAGAGACAGATGGCAAACTGTTTTTACCAAAAAATAACCTTTATATCATTTTCCAtgagttttaatgttttaaaactattgagttaattttttttagatgctGTTTGTGGAATGTTAGATTTGTGCCTTAGCATTGGATGAGTTGCTAACCAAATAAGATTATGTTAAAGCTTTTTACTAGTTTTGTGAAGTAGTGATTTGGGGCTAACTGCCTGCATTCCCCCATATTGCCTTGGTTAATTGAGGCCTGAAAGTAGGCTAGAGATTGATTAGACTAATTTTCAGGAGGAGTATGAAGGGTAAATTACCAGCAGTTGGTATTTATGGTGTCTCCTCTCCTCTTCATTCCTTGTCATGAAAGGAGACAAGGAGATGTGTTAGCATTTTCTCACCATTTGTGGAGGCTCAGAAGCAGAGCCCAAGCACAACTAAGTATATACAGTTGCAGTTGTTCTCAAGTGCAGTGTTTATGTAAAACTTTTGGGAACACTATCCTGGGATCAGAAGTGTGTTTGGGATCTTTTTTTAAGCATAAAGAACCTAATCCCATTATTACCAGTTTTACAAATCCCCGATCCATATATAAGATTTCACtttatgtagtcccagctactggggaggctgagacaagagaatcgcttgatcctaggaggcagacgttgcagtgaccagagatcgccccgctacactccagcctgggcaacagagcgagactccgtctcaaaaaaaaaaaaaaaaaaaagttttcactttaaaaaagatcACTACACtgttattttatacacacacactacacacacacacacatattttaagtgcccacacacaaacataaaataTGGTCTTCAACTACGGTCTGACAAAAAGTTACTGGAAAgagatatttaaaagtatttatgatGAATTAATTGGTTATTCAGCAATATTTTTATTAGTGCTCATTTCCCCAGCACTAAAATCAATATGCAAGTACAGGAAGTTTGACAAATGAGAATGGGAAAAAGGGGGAACAGTCAGTTTTACTTTTCAAAGAAGACTGCaaacatttgctttatatattgcctctttttaattttttattatttatttatttatttatttgtttatttattttttattttttgagatggagtctcgctctgtagcccaggctgaagtcccAATAATGGGATTAGGTTCTTCATGCTTCAAAACAGATCCCAAATGCACTTAAAATATATGATCGCAAGACAACGTTCCTAAAAGTCTTACATAAACACTGCACTTGAGAACAACAGCAGCTGTA includes these proteins:
- the SH3BGRL2 gene encoding SH3 domain-binding glutamic acid-rich-like protein 2 isoform X1; the encoded protein is MVIRVFIASSSGFVAIKKKQQDVVRFLEANKIEFEEVDITMSEEQRQWMYKNVPLEKKPTQGNPLPPQIFNGDRYCGDYDSFFESKESNTVFSFLGLKPRLASKAEP
- the SH3BGRL2 gene encoding SH3 domain-binding glutamic acid-rich-like protein 2; this encodes MVIRVFIASSSGFVAIKKKQQDVVRFLEANKIEFEEVDITMSEEQRQWMY